TTAGCGTGGATTATCACGGTGCCGTACTCGCAGTAGGCGTGGAAGTCGAATCTCAACGAGTCCGGGCGTGAGAGGACGGATGTGGCGTAGAAGTGGACTGCCAGCAACGCGATTATCAGGGCGGCGACACCGAGCAGGACGATTCCCGCGCTCCCCCATTCGCCCAGTTCCAAGCCGCTCCCCTTCGAAAGATCGAAGGACTGCTTTAATGATTTTCGGCTCTGGAGAGGTAACTGGCACACCATTCGAGCTATCGAAAGCGTCCAAGCATTTTCCCAACGTTTCCATGCGGTGCCACTCGACCTATCCAGCTTAACCCCCGCTTCTTGAACCTCATGAAGCGCTAGTTTAGGACGAAGTGCCTCTAGTTAAAGGCAAGGGGTTCGTATCCCCAGAGCCAAGTTGCTCCCGATCATCGCCCATGCACTCAGTAGGGCTCATCCTCCCTTCCGCATCTCGAAACTTGTATCGGCGATGATAGACTATCTTTCTCGGGGTCGGTGAGGGAGGATGAGTCAACCTCCGAACTTCTTCCCATTTCATTCGAACGATTCGTCGGTCTCTCGACGATCACCCTGAGCGCGGGCTCAATCTCCAGTATGGACAGGAAGTCCTCATCCGTTGTGAGGAGCTCCTCATCCCTGTTCAGGCATACGGCCGCTACAAGGAGGTCGGCGGCGCTCATCGGTTTTCCTAAAGACCTCATCCTCTCCTGTAAGGAGGCAGCTCTCAGCTGGTCCGCTTCGGTCAGGAAGTAGATCTTACCGCGGAACTTACCGTAGAGCCTCACAGGCGGATACTCTATGAGGGTGATGGAGGTGATGTTCCCCTCCACCTCCCTCCCTCGGCTGACCCTTAGGATGACGGAGGAGGTATCCAAGATCATGGCCCGACCTCCTTCAGCCTCTCTATCCTCCTCCTCTCCCTCTCTCTCATCCTCTTCAGGAGCTCATCCTCGCTGATCCGGGGCGCTAGCCCCGAGGGGAATTCTATACCGCTGATCTCGATCAGGACCTCGAGCTCCTCCCTGGTAAGGCCCTCCTCTCGAGCTTTTAGTGACAGTATCTCCTTGATTATGGCCCGTCTGGCCACCTCCGACCAGTTCACGCTCTTGTACCTCTTCATCAACTTGTGGAGCCAGTCGGGCACGCTTAGTGTTATATTTGCCATGTGTGAGATACGTGTAACGTGGATAAAAAACATTGACCCGCGCTCATCTCCCGTACCTGGCAGCCAGTGACAACTTCTATCTTTGAGTAGGCGATCCAAGAGGTGGGGAGATGAGGGAGGCGCGCCTCTTCACACCGCTCGATGATGTGGTCGAGTGCAGGGTGTGCGAGCACAGGTGCAGGATTAGGCAGGGGAAGAGGGGGATCTGCGGTAACTACGTGAACAGGGACGGGAAACTCTACCACCTCGGCTATGGGAGGCTCAGCGCCGTGGAGAGCAGGCCCATAGAGATAAAGCCCCTCTTCCACTACTGGCCCAACAGCACGGCCCTCACCTTCTCCAACTGGGGTTGCAACTTCCACTGCCTCTGGTGCCAGAACCATGGCCTGAGCTTCCGGTCACCTGAAGAGGGAGATCCCGTAACCCCTCCCGAGGCCCTAGTCGAGATGGCAATTCGAACGGGGGATCAGGGCCTATGCGCGAGCTTCAACGAGCCCACGACGAACTTCGATTATCTTGTGGATGTCGTCGCCTCGGCCACCGAGAGGGGCCTCTACTCCACGATGGTCACCAACTGCTATCTAACACCCAAGGCCTTAGAGGAGCTCGTTAGGGCCGGTGCTGACGGATGGAGCGTGGACATAAAGGGGTGTCCCGGGATGAAGGCCCTTCCCCGTGTGGACCACGAAAGGGTGATAAGGAACGCTAAAACTCTGTTAGACGCTGGTGCCCACGTAGAGATGGTCTACTTGGTGGTTACTGGGGCCAACGATTTCGATGAGTGCTATAAATGGATAATAAGGAGGCACTTGGACCTGCTAGGCGGAGATGTGCCGCTGCACATTAACAGGTACTACCCTGCACACCTCTGGAGGGAACCACCGACCCCCCTCGAGAGGCTGATGGAGATAAAGGAGCACGCAGCGAAGGAGGGAGTCCGCTATGTTTACGTAGGCAATGTCCACGATCCCGAGCTTGAGACCACCCGATGCCCCTCCTGTGGGAAGGTCCTCATAGTGAGGAGGGGATACAGGGTCGTGAGGTTCGAGCTCTTCGAAGGGGAGGGGAAGTACAGGTGTCCTAGGTGCGGCCACACGATTCCGGTGAGAGGAAAGTACATCCCCTCCCCATGTGAGTGAAGCGTTCAAGGCTTCGTTCAGTAGAGAAGATGCAAAGACGCACGTTCCTATTCAGAATTAACACGTCCGGGCTTGAAATTTCTCGACCTTTTCCAGCTAGGAAGCCGCTCCACCGGGTTGACATCGGAAGATCATTTCATTAAATACGAGGATCTTTTCTCGTCGATTCGTTAAGGAAAAGCTAGAATACGGCTCCATTACAGTGACAATGGTGCCAGTAAGCTTGTCGGAGGATCTGGGTAGTGTACTGGTGTCGTCCTCCGGCCCAAAGTATTATCCCGGGGAAAGCTCCCCATAAGGAGGAACAAGCTGATTTTCAGGGTAAATGTCTTCCACAGGATCATCGGGGGGAAGAGCTTCGAGATAGAGAGGAACGAGATTACCGACTGGTGGATAGATGATGAAGGGGATCTACCAGATATCATTCCTCAAGGCTCCCATGGGAGAGGACCTTGAGAAGGCGAGGAATAAGCTGATCGGGTGGCTGGAGGATCGGTGAAGGAGGAGTGCGTTGGCGAATAGACGGCTCTACAGCGGATTCAATGGGCTCATCGGTCGCGTAATGGACATCCTTATTAGGTTGACTCCGCCAACCACCACCATGAGTTTCACCTACGAACTGGTAGCTCACAGACCTTACGATGAGCTGCTCGCTGATATAGGTCACTCCAAGAGCATAGATATCCTCAGGAAGGAATGCGAGAGGATGGTATCCTCAAATCCCGTTTTCAACTACCTTTGGGCCCTCAAAGAGGAGAAGGGGAGCTATCTGCTGGCTATGGTGATGAGGGATGACAGCTTCCTGAGGATCTCCTACTACTTAGCCTTCCCTCTGGAGGAGTTGGAGGCTCTCTACTGGCTGGTCGACGATAATGAGCTCGCAGAGCTCGAGGAGGAGCTGGAGGAATTTCTGGCCGACGATTCCATCGACTGGGTTGGTGGTCACTTGGGGGTGGCGGCTGGACCCCTTCTCTTGAGAAGCGGGAGGGTGTTCGAGGACTCGAGCCTGCCGGAGGTAGTGGTGGGGATCAAGATAAGGGAGGAGAGGGCCCTTCCTGTGAACTGAGGCCTAAGTGTATGCTTAACACGAAGGAAGCTAGGAGGATGAGCGAGCCGACGATGAGGAGGGCCGGTCCTAACCCGAGGCCGACGGTGACGGCCAGGCCCCTTCCGCCTACTGATTCCAGCCTGAGCCTGAATATCCAGAGGGTAGCCATCCAGAATCCAGCGCAGAGGAGGCCTGTCCCACCAGCGAGCAGGGAGAGGGGAGACCAGATGGCCGACGCTGCTGCCGCTAACAGCGCCACGATCAGGAGTGTGAGGGTCATGTAGAGGAGGCCAGAACTCCCGTCTATTATCCCATAGTCGGCCTGAATTGTCGAGAGGGACCTGAGAAATTCCAATATCGTGAAGGTCCTCATCCCCTTACTTGGGGGATACATCACGACCCATGGCTGTAGAGAGCTGAGTATAAGCAAGGCTAAGCCGAGCAGAGAGAGCAGCCTCGTTACCTTGTTCCGAGAAGAAGCGAGCAAATTATCCCCTTCGTCTTCCATCCCACGGTTAATAAGGTTGCCCACCCGAACTTACCTCACGGTCCTTGCCCGGTGGATCGCCCCGATAGGTGCTGTCTTACCGGGAAGGCAGGGCTTCGCGTTCTAACCGTGTTACTGGTGCACGGAGATGCTCCCAAGTCCCGAGGGAGATGTGCGGGCGTTTAAGCTTCCGGAAGATCCACGATCGCAAACTTATATGGGGAGCTCGGGGTTTATGTGAACCAGGCCTGTCACGAGAAGGGTCTCCGCAGACCTCACGCCCCTGTGGGATCTAACGGCCTCGTCTATCCTTGACACATGCTCCATGTCCCTCGCGTGGAATATGGCCACTATATTGTACTTTCCCGTCAGCTTGAACACGTGGGTGGCTTCAGGCATCTCCTTCAACCCGTCGAAGACCTGATCTAGGTGCTCGGGATCCACATCCGCCAGAACTATCACGGAGAATGGAAGACCGACCCTCCTCGGATCTAGGAGGGTGTAAAACCCCTTTATGACCCCCTTCTCGACGAGTTTCTTTACTCTATACCTTACAGTGGCCTCAGGGACCCCAAGCTTCCTAGCCAGCTCGCTGAACGGGATCCTCGAGTTGAGCTGAAGGATCCTGAGTATGCTCACGTCCAGCTCGTCTAGCTCCTCGATACTTATGCCCATCGGTTAATGGGATCCCCGCTAATACCTATAAAATGATATGACGGCCTCAGCAGGCCGGGATCACCCTAACGGACACCTTCGCCTTTGGGGCCAGCTCGGCAGCGATGGCCATCACATCGTGCTGCAGCCTGTTGATCTCCTTGGCCCTCATCTCAGGATCCGCGCCCACCCTTATCTCTAGCCTCACGCAACTTCCGGACCTCACGACCTCAACGGACGTCCACCTCACGCCCCTCAGCTCCTCTATCCTCTCCCTTATCTCCTCCAGCGGGAGGCCCTCACCAGAGTGGTCCATGTGCACTATGACTTCCTCGACGCCTAGGGCCCCTTTCAACCTAGATTCGACCTCCCTGGCGATCTCGTCAGCCCTCTTCAGGTTGATGTCATCGTCGAGGACCACATGCAGGTGCAGCCTCTCCCCCCTCTCCCCGTAGAACTCAAAGGTGTGGGCCTCCCTCACGCCCTCCACCGACTCCGTCACCTCCTTGGCCACGCTCCCCCTCGATCTTCCCGCTGCGAGGGGCACTATCATGACCTCGGAAGGTCCTATCTCCACCCTAACCCTCTCCTCGAGTCTCTTTATTATCTCGTTCGTCCTCTCCGCTGTGATTGACGGATCGACCTCGATCACAGCATCCACTAAAGTTATCTTACCCAGCTTCCTGGCCCTCACCCTCCTGACCGCTACTATCTCCCTGCAACTTCCCAGCAGGGAGTATATCCTAGCGAGGAGCTTGGGATCTATCCTGTCCAGCAGGTCGCTAGCTGACCAGTAAGCTACCCTCAGTGTGGAGGGAACCACGAGGGCGGTGGCCAACAGGGCGGCGATGGGGTCAACAAGCGGGACCTCCTTCGAGATGAGGAGCACCCCCACCACCACAAGGGTCCTAGCCGCATCCCACCCGTAGTTGATGGCCTCGGACTGCATCATCCTCACTCCTTCAGATCCGCCCGTCCTCCAGAGGGCGAGCGACCTTGCCACGTTCACCAGACTCGTGGCTGCCAGCAGTAGAAGAACCTCATTCGTCACGCTCGGTGGGACCAGGGGTCCGAGGAGAGCTGAAATGCTCCTGAATATCACGCAAGCCTCCACCTCCATAAGGAAAATGGAGGAGAGGAGGCCCAGCAGGCTGTCGAACTTGGCGTGCCCGTAAGGGTGATCCGCGTCCGGCGGCTTTCTTGAGAGCTTTATTCCCATCAGGGTAACGGAGGATGTCAGGATGTCTCCCAGCGAGTCGAGGAGTTCCCCCAGTACGGCCATGCTGCCTGTGACCAGAGCCACGAAGAGCTTCACCGCCACTATCGCAGCGGATATGACTACGGAAGCGATGGCTACCCCCTCGGCTCTCTCCACCTGAAGTCCCGCTCCTAAAGCCACCGGATGATTTTATCTTATCCCCTCCTGCTGGTGTATGCTTACCATAAGGGACATCTTCGACGCATGCAACAGGAAGGCAGCCCGGGGGATGAGGGTCATAGGAGCTCACATAGGGGCCCCTTCTCACGATCCACCTCTCCCAGTGTCCGAGGTACTCTCAGAGACTGGAGAGGTCGGGCGGAACTACCTTCCATTCACGGGGATGGATGAGGCCAGGGATGCGGTAGTGGACTTCGCCTCGCGCTTTCTGAGGAGGGATTACGAGAGGGATAGAGTTTTCATGACCAACGGAGGGGCTCAGGCCCTCCTGATCTCTTCACTGACATCTTGGAAGCTGAAGAAGGGGAAGATCCTGATACCGGCGCCTGGCTTCATCCAGTACTTCGAGCACCCCGTGGAGTTCTCCTATCCCGTGGAGACCTATAACCCCCTAGCCGAGGACCTAGTGAACGAGGTGCTGGGGAGGATCGATGGCGCTGGTGCGGTGCTCATCAACTTCCCGAACAATCCCACGGGCCACCTCCCTCCTAACTCGGCGCTCAGGGATCTATGGGACGAGCTCCGGAGGAGGAACGTCCTCCTGCTGAATGATGCGGCCTACTCACAGATCTACTTCGGGGAGAGGGTCGAGATCGTCGGAGATGTGGTTATAGACACCTTCAGCAAGACCTTCTCCCTTCCGGGGATGAGAGCTGGCTACATCTACTGGGGTGCGGAGGGCAGGGAGCTCGTGGGGAGGCTGATATACCTCACCACAGCCGGTGTATCCGAAGTGGTGCAGAGGTTGGTGATGAGGATGATCGAGGCGGCCAGCGACAGATACTTCGAGGGGGTCAGGGAGCACTACAGGAGGATGAGGGACGCGCTGGTCAGGGAGGCCTCAAAGGCAGGCTTGGAGTTCGTGGAGCCTAGAGGGGCCTTCTACCTCTACGCCAGACATCCTGAGGTGGAAGACTCGGAGGAGCTGGCCCTGAAGCTCCTCGACTCAGATCCCGTCGTGGGAATAGTGCCGGCGGCCGCGTTTAGGGGAGGTAAGGAGTGGTTCAGGGTGAGCTACGGCAGGCTAAGGGAGGAGGAGATGGCGGAGCTAATGGAAGCCATAGGCAGAGCAGCTGGACGATGACGTAGGCCGCGAGTATGAAGGGTATGAAGGGGTAGGTGGGAGCGATCCACATGCCTTCTCCCTCTTCCCGTATCTCCGACCTTTCGAGCGGGGCCAG
The Thermoproteota archaeon DNA segment above includes these coding regions:
- a CDS encoding radical SAM protein, yielding MREARLFTPLDDVVECRVCEHRCRIRQGKRGICGNYVNRDGKLYHLGYGRLSAVESRPIEIKPLFHYWPNSTALTFSNWGCNFHCLWCQNHGLSFRSPEEGDPVTPPEALVEMAIRTGDQGLCASFNEPTTNFDYLVDVVASATERGLYSTMVTNCYLTPKALEELVRAGADGWSVDIKGCPGMKALPRVDHERVIRNAKTLLDAGAHVEMVYLVVTGANDFDECYKWIIRRHLDLLGGDVPLHINRYYPAHLWREPPTPLERLMEIKEHAAKEGVRYVYVGNVHDPELETTRCPSCGKVLIVRRGYRVVRFELFEGEGKYRCPRCGHTIPVRGKYIPSPCE
- a CDS encoding DNA-binding protein, giving the protein MILDTSSVILRVSRGREVEGNITSITLIEYPPVRLYGKFRGKIYFLTEADQLRAASLQERMRSLGKPMSAADLLVAAVCLNRDEELLTTDEDFLSILEIEPALRVIVERPTNRSNEMGRSSEVDSSSLTDPEKDSLSSPIQVSRCGREDEPY
- a CDS encoding pyridoxal phosphate-dependent aminotransferase, producing MLTIRDIFDACNRKAARGMRVIGAHIGAPSHDPPLPVSEVLSETGEVGRNYLPFTGMDEARDAVVDFASRFLRRDYERDRVFMTNGGAQALLISSLTSWKLKKGKILIPAPGFIQYFEHPVEFSYPVETYNPLAEDLVNEVLGRIDGAGAVLINFPNNPTGHLPPNSALRDLWDELRRRNVLLLNDAAYSQIYFGERVEIVGDVVIDTFSKTFSLPGMRAGYIYWGAEGRELVGRLIYLTTAGVSEVVQRLVMRMIEAASDRYFEGVREHYRRMRDALVREASKAGLEFVEPRGAFYLYARHPEVEDSEELALKLLDSDPVVGIVPAAAFRGGKEWFRVSYGRLREEEMAELMEAIGRAAGR
- a CDS encoding Lrp/AsnC family transcriptional regulator, translated to MGISIEELDELDVSILRILQLNSRIPFSELARKLGVPEATVRYRVKKLVEKGVIKGFYTLLDPRRVGLPFSVIVLADVDPEHLDQVFDGLKEMPEATHVFKLTGKYNIVAIFHARDMEHVSRIDEAVRSHRGVRSAETLLVTGLVHINPELPI
- a CDS encoding cation diffusion facilitator family transporter, whose translation is MALGAGLQVERAEGVAIASVVISAAIVAVKLFVALVTGSMAVLGELLDSLGDILTSSVTLMGIKLSRKPPDADHPYGHAKFDSLLGLLSSIFLMEVEACVIFRSISALLGPLVPPSVTNEVLLLLAATSLVNVARSLALWRTGGSEGVRMMQSEAINYGWDAARTLVVVGVLLISKEVPLVDPIAALLATALVVPSTLRVAYWSASDLLDRIDPKLLARIYSLLGSCREIVAVRRVRARKLGKITLVDAVIEVDPSITAERTNEIIKRLEERVRVEIGPSEVMIVPLAAGRSRGSVAKEVTESVEGVREAHTFEFYGERGERLHLHVVLDDDINLKRADEIAREVESRLKGALGVEEVIVHMDHSGEGLPLEEIRERIEELRGVRWTSVEVVRSGSCVRLEIRVGADPEMRAKEINRLQHDVMAIAAELAPKAKVSVRVIPAC